The Faecalibacterium sp. I3-3-33 DNA window ACGATGACATCATAATCTCCTAAGTGGTTCATATACTTTCGGGTTTCCTCTAATCAATGATTTGAATTTATTTCCCCACGCAGAACCGCTCGAACACCTGTTCGATGACGGCTTCCGAGGCGTTTTCGCCGGTCAGGTCGCAGAGGGCATCCAGTGCGTCGTCCACGCAGACCGAGACGGCGTCCAGCCCAAAGCCGCCGGCGGCGGCATCCAGTGCACCGGCTACGGCGTCCCGGGCGCGGAGGGCGGCGGAAAGCTGCCGCTGCCCGGACAGGCTGGCGGCGTGGGGGTCGATGCTGCCGGTGCCCAGCAGCCGCGCCACCGCAGCGGCGATGACCTTGCGGCTCCCCTCTTCCCGGCAGCAGACCGGCAGCACCATGGCAAAATACGGGGCGATGAGCTCTGCATCAAACCGGGTGGGCTTGTCCTCCTTGTTCACAAGGGCAATGGCGGGACGGCCGGCGCAGCGCTGCGCCAGCGCCAAGTCCTCCCGGCTGGGCGGCTCGGAGCCATCAAAGACGGCGAGAATCAGCCCGGCTTCTTCCAGTTTTTTCCAGCTGCGGCGGATGCCCTCGGCTTCGATGGCGTCCTCGGTCTCCCGCAGACCGGCGGTGTCGAAAAGGTTCAGCCGGATATCCCCCAGCTGCACCGCCTGCTCCACCACATCGCGGGTGGTGCCCGCCACCGGGGTGACGATGGCGCGGTCGAACCCAGCCAGCAGATTGAGCAAGGTAGACTTGCCCGCGTTGGGGCGTCCCACGATGGCGCAGTCCACGCCCTCGCGCAGCACCGCACCGGCATCGTAGCTGCGGATGAGGGCGTCCAGTTCCTCCCGCACTGCGCCCAGCACGGTGCGCAGATGGGCGGGGTCCAGCTCCGGCACATCCTCCTCCGGGAAGTCCACCCAAGCGGCCAGATGCGCCTGCAGGGCGGTCAGCTGGGCTTTCTGGGCGTTGATCTTTTTCGCCAGTGCGCCGCCCAGCGCGGCGTTAGCCAGTGCCGCCCCCTGCCGCCCGTCCGCCGCGATCAAATCCATGACCGCCTCCGCCTGCGTCAGACCCAGCTTGCCGTTCAGAAAGGCGCGGCGAGTGTACTCGCCGGGGGCGGCAGGCTGCGCACCGGCGGCAAGACAGGCTTCCACCAGCCGCCGCGCTACTGCACTGCCGCCGTGACAGGAAAGCTCCACCACGTCCTCGCCGGTATAGCTGTGGGGCGCGCGGAAAAACAGGGCGACGCCCTCGTCAAAGGCTTCTTCCCTGTCCACAAAATGTCCGAACAGCGCGGTGTAGCCCTTGGCCTCTTCCACCTTTTTTGCCGGGTTTGCCGGGTGGAATACCCGGGCAGCCACGGCGTAGCTCTCTGCGCCGGACAGGCGCACCACGGCAATGCCGCCCGCCCCGGGGGGCGTTGCAATGGCG harbors:
- the mnmE gene encoding tRNA uridine-5-carboxymethylaminomethyl(34) synthesis GTPase MnmE — protein: MQGSTIAAIATPPGAGGIAVVRLSGAESYAVAARVFHPANPAKKVEEAKGYTALFGHFVDREEAFDEGVALFFRAPHSYTGEDVVELSCHGGSAVARRLVEACLAAGAQPAAPGEYTRRAFLNGKLGLTQAEAVMDLIAADGRQGAALANAALGGALAKKINAQKAQLTALQAHLAAWVDFPEEDVPELDPAHLRTVLGAVREELDALIRSYDAGAVLREGVDCAIVGRPNAGKSTLLNLLAGFDRAIVTPVAGTTRDVVEQAVQLGDIRLNLFDTAGLRETEDAIEAEGIRRSWKKLEEAGLILAVFDGSEPPSREDLALAQRCAGRPAIALVNKEDKPTRFDAELIAPYFAMVLPVCCREEGSRKVIAAAVARLLGTGSIDPHAASLSGQRQLSAALRARDAVAGALDAAAGGFGLDAVSVCVDDALDALCDLTGENASEAVIEQVFERFCVGK